A single Deltaproteobacteria bacterium DNA region contains:
- a CDS encoding tRNA-dihydrouridine synthase family protein: MSERRLPWPEGQTPLMLAPMQGLTNRGLRGVQARLGRPDLLFTEFVRVRPGARQLIAASDLAEATTAHEGIPLVVQLIGKLDESVVEAARELVELGIEHLNLNMGCPFGRMKSELAGGGMFCHPGTVLPLLSALRPLVPGSLSVKTRAGLDDPEQILALVPLFEEGGADFLILHPRTVAQRYEGEADHAITRRLVEATSLPVIANGDVRSPGDARRVLEETGAAGLMIGRGAISDPLLFERIRGRAPARPTGQARHEEVASHLEALLEVYAGMFQGEVQIVSKLKEAVRQVDDPELQRWVGKLCRVKTLARFRERLRSGG, encoded by the coding sequence ATGAGCGAGCGCCGCCTGCCCTGGCCCGAGGGCCAGACGCCCCTGATGCTGGCCCCGATGCAGGGGCTGACCAACCGGGGTCTGCGCGGGGTCCAGGCCCGGCTCGGGCGGCCGGATCTGCTCTTCACCGAGTTCGTGCGGGTGCGCCCCGGGGCGAGGCAGCTCATCGCCGCGAGCGATCTGGCGGAGGCCACCACCGCGCACGAGGGCATCCCCCTGGTGGTGCAGCTCATCGGCAAGCTGGACGAGAGCGTGGTGGAGGCCGCCCGGGAGCTGGTGGAGCTGGGCATCGAGCACCTGAACCTGAACATGGGCTGCCCCTTCGGGAGGATGAAGTCCGAGCTCGCCGGCGGCGGGATGTTCTGCCATCCCGGCACGGTGCTGCCCCTCCTCTCGGCCCTGCGGCCGCTCGTCCCGGGCTCCCTCTCGGTGAAGACCCGGGCGGGCCTCGACGACCCCGAGCAGATCCTCGCCCTGGTGCCCCTCTTCGAGGAGGGCGGGGCGGACTTCCTGATCCTCCACCCGCGCACGGTGGCGCAGCGCTACGAGGGCGAGGCCGACCACGCGATCACCCGGCGGCTGGTCGAGGCCACCTCCCTGCCGGTGATCGCCAACGGGGACGTGCGCAGCCCCGGGGACGCCCGGCGGGTGCTCGAGGAGACCGGCGCGGCCGGCCTGATGATCGGCCGCGGCGCGATCTCCGATCCGCTCCTCTTCGAGCGGATCCGGGGGCGGGCCCCGGCGCGCCCCACCGGCCAGGCCCGCCATGAGGAGGTCGCCTCGCACCTCGAGGCCCTCCTCGAGGTCTACGCCGGGATGTTCCAGGGTGAGGTGCAGATCGTCTCCAAGCTCAAGGAGGCGGTGCGGCAGGTGGACGATCCCGAGCTGCAGCGCTGGGTCGGTAAGCTCTGCCGGGTGAAGACCCTCGCGCGCTTCCGGGAGCGGCTGCGCTCGGGTGGCTAG
- a CDS encoding NADH:flavin oxidoreductase, translating into MSAARPFEPLTLRHGPDWPNRFMLAPLTNRQSHADGTLGEDELTWLARRAEGGFGLTMTCAAHVRERGVGFQGQLGIWSDRHLEGLKRLADALARTGTHSAVQLHHAGLRTPPDLIEGAPEAPSDDPETGARALDADELERVKDDFVAAARRAERAGFHGVELHGAHGYLLSQFLSPEQNHRQDQHGGSLENRSRLLFELVDRIRDECGAGFSLGVRLSPERFGLRLEEMKEVARRLLGEGKIDYLDLSLWDVFKLPEEDPHGDRTLLEHFTSLERGEVKLGAAGKILTGGDVRRALALGLDFLVIGRAGILHHDYPRRVEADPDFEPVALPVSVDHLRSEGVGEAFVDYLRLREGFVAP; encoded by the coding sequence ATGAGCGCGGCGAGGCCCTTCGAGCCCCTGACGCTGCGGCACGGCCCGGACTGGCCCAACCGCTTCATGCTGGCGCCGCTGACCAACCGCCAGAGCCACGCCGATGGCACGCTGGGCGAGGACGAGCTCACCTGGCTCGCCCGGCGGGCCGAGGGCGGCTTCGGGCTGACCATGACCTGCGCGGCCCACGTCCGCGAGCGCGGGGTGGGCTTCCAGGGCCAGCTCGGCATCTGGAGCGACCGCCACCTCGAGGGCCTGAAGCGGCTCGCCGATGCGCTCGCCCGGACGGGGACTCACTCGGCGGTGCAGCTCCACCACGCCGGGCTGCGCACCCCGCCCGACCTGATCGAGGGCGCCCCCGAGGCCCCCTCCGACGACCCGGAGACCGGCGCCCGCGCCCTCGACGCCGACGAGCTCGAGCGGGTGAAGGACGACTTCGTCGCCGCGGCGAGGCGGGCCGAGCGCGCGGGCTTCCACGGGGTGGAGCTCCACGGCGCGCACGGCTACCTCCTCTCCCAGTTCCTCAGCCCGGAGCAGAACCACCGCCAGGACCAGCACGGCGGATCGCTGGAGAACCGCTCCCGCCTCCTCTTCGAGCTCGTCGACCGCATCCGGGACGAGTGCGGGGCCGGCTTCAGCCTCGGCGTCCGGCTCTCCCCCGAGCGCTTCGGCCTGCGCCTGGAGGAGATGAAGGAGGTCGCCCGCCGGCTCCTCGGCGAGGGCAAGATCGACTACCTCGACCTCTCGCTCTGGGACGTCTTCAAGCTGCCCGAGGAGGACCCCCACGGTGACCGGACCCTCCTGGAGCACTTCACCTCCCTGGAGCGCGGCGAGGTGAAGCTCGGCGCCGCCGGCAAGATCCTCACCGGCGGGGACGTCCGCCGCGCCCTGGCGCTGGGGCTGGACTTCCTGGTGATCGGACGGGCCGGGATCCTGCACCACGACTACCCCCGCCGGGTGGAGGCCGATCCGGACTTCGAACCCGTCGCCCTGCCGGTGAGCGTCGACCACCTGCGCTCCGAGGGGGTCGGCGAGGCCTTCGTGGACTACCTGCGCCTGAGGGAGGGCTTCGTCGCGCCCTAG
- a CDS encoding PAS domain S-box protein has product MDDARDDSAGWGRPPGALLGLLLGAGVLVIGLLAGTALGDPHFHLPVSAELSPELHEQFEESYHSEHSRQLALGGAALILLALAGAGMLVFQRTTRSHIERLEQARRQAARGEARYRSLVDNIDLGVTLIDNDYRVVMSNVAQGRLLNREPGSFVGESCFHAFEQRESPCSHCPGTRAMASGQPQSVVTTGRNPAGEPIEVQLRAFPVLDGAGSPQGFIEIVEDITWKKDQEARLQMARFSVDHAAESIFWVRIDGTFADVNEQACRSLGLGREALLERSLFDIAPETLASDWQTRWEQLRSSGSLTFESLHRRADGTTFPVELMMSHLESEGQELACIFARDLSGRLEAEEERLHLERQVQHAQKLESLGVMAGGIAHDFNNLLMGVLGNAELLRMRLPKEEVFLGHLDGIETSATRAAELSRQMLAFSGKSLVKVDRLDLNQLIEEMIHLFEAAISRKAVLQLELAPDLPEVEADSTQIRQVILNLITNASEAVEDGMGVIRVKTSRIHADEALLANTYLDEKLEPGCYSVIEVSDTGCGMDLETRERIFDPFFTTKFTGRGLGLAAVLGIVRAHRGAIQIESERGQGTTIRALLPCLEAAEQAAEAPPSQLDLDAWRGQGTILVVDDEPTIRSISRIGLEMKGFEVLLAEDGHRAIDVYEANADAIVLVVLDMTMPRMDGPETHRQFLARGLKVPVILASGYSEAEATERFSAAGLAGFLPKPFAPAELVAQVRKALEG; this is encoded by the coding sequence TTGGACGACGCACGCGACGACAGCGCGGGGTGGGGCCGTCCCCCAGGTGCGCTCCTCGGCCTTCTCCTGGGGGCCGGCGTACTGGTGATCGGCCTGCTGGCCGGGACGGCGCTCGGTGACCCCCACTTCCACCTCCCGGTGAGCGCAGAGCTCTCTCCGGAGCTGCACGAGCAGTTCGAGGAGAGCTACCACTCCGAGCACTCCCGGCAGCTCGCCCTCGGCGGCGCGGCGCTCATCCTCCTCGCCCTGGCCGGCGCCGGGATGCTGGTCTTCCAGCGCACGACCCGCTCCCATATCGAGCGCCTGGAGCAGGCGCGGCGCCAGGCCGCCCGGGGAGAGGCTCGCTACCGCTCCCTGGTCGACAACATCGATCTCGGGGTGACCCTGATCGACAACGACTACCGGGTCGTGATGTCCAACGTCGCGCAGGGCCGCCTCCTGAACCGCGAGCCCGGGAGCTTCGTCGGCGAGTCCTGCTTCCATGCCTTCGAGCAGCGGGAGTCCCCCTGCTCCCACTGCCCGGGGACGCGAGCCATGGCGAGCGGCCAGCCCCAGTCGGTGGTGACCACGGGCAGGAACCCGGCGGGAGAGCCGATCGAGGTCCAGCTCCGCGCCTTTCCGGTGCTGGACGGCGCGGGCAGCCCCCAGGGCTTCATCGAGATCGTCGAGGACATCACCTGGAAGAAGGACCAGGAGGCGAGGCTGCAGATGGCCCGCTTCTCGGTCGACCACGCCGCCGAGAGCATCTTCTGGGTGCGCATCGACGGCACCTTCGCCGACGTCAACGAGCAGGCCTGCCGCTCCCTGGGCCTCGGGCGCGAGGCCCTGCTCGAGCGCTCCCTCTTCGACATCGCCCCGGAGACCCTGGCGTCGGACTGGCAGACCCGCTGGGAGCAGCTGCGCAGCTCCGGCTCCCTCACCTTCGAGTCCCTCCACCGGCGGGCAGACGGCACCACCTTTCCGGTGGAGCTCATGATGAGCCACCTGGAGAGCGAGGGGCAGGAGCTGGCCTGCATCTTCGCCCGGGATCTCTCCGGGCGCCTCGAGGCCGAGGAGGAGCGGCTCCACCTCGAGCGGCAGGTGCAGCACGCCCAGAAGCTGGAGAGCCTGGGCGTGATGGCCGGGGGCATCGCCCACGACTTCAACAACCTGCTGATGGGGGTGCTGGGGAACGCCGAGCTCCTGCGGATGCGCCTCCCCAAGGAGGAGGTGTTCCTCGGCCACCTGGACGGGATCGAGACCTCCGCCACCCGGGCCGCCGAGCTCTCCCGCCAGATGCTGGCCTTCTCCGGCAAGAGCCTGGTGAAGGTCGACCGCCTCGATCTCAACCAGCTCATCGAGGAGATGATCCACCTCTTCGAGGCCGCGATCTCCCGGAAGGCCGTCCTCCAGCTCGAGCTCGCGCCGGACCTGCCGGAGGTCGAGGCGGACTCCACCCAGATCCGCCAGGTGATCCTGAACCTGATCACCAACGCCTCCGAGGCCGTGGAGGACGGCATGGGCGTCATCCGGGTGAAGACCTCCCGCATCCACGCGGACGAGGCGCTCCTGGCCAACACCTACCTCGACGAGAAGCTCGAGCCGGGCTGCTACTCGGTGATCGAGGTCTCCGACACCGGCTGCGGCATGGACCTGGAGACCCGGGAGCGGATCTTCGATCCCTTCTTCACCACCAAGTTCACCGGCCGGGGCCTGGGCCTGGCCGCGGTGCTGGGGATCGTCCGGGCGCACCGCGGCGCCATCCAGATCGAGAGCGAGCGCGGCCAGGGCACGACCATCCGGGCCCTCCTGCCCTGCCTGGAGGCCGCGGAGCAGGCCGCCGAGGCGCCGCCCTCACAGCTCGATCTGGACGCCTGGCGGGGCCAAGGGACGATCCTCGTCGTCGACGACGAGCCGACCATCCGCTCCATCTCCCGCATCGGTCTGGAGATGAAGGGCTTCGAGGTCCTCCTGGCCGAGGACGGCCACCGGGCGATCGATGTCTACGAGGCGAACGCCGACGCGATCGTCCTCGTGGTCCTCGACATGACCATGCCCCGGATGGACGGCCCCGAGACCCACCGGCAGTTCCTCGCCCGCGGCCTGAAGGTCCCGGTGATCCTCGCGAGCGGCTACAGCGAGGCCGAGGCCACCGAGCGCTTCTCCGCCGCGGGCCTGGCTGGCTTCCTCCCCAAGCCCTTCGCCCCCGCGGAGCTCGTGGCGCAGGTCCGCAAGGCGCTCGAGGGCTAG
- a CDS encoding M48 family metalloprotease produces MEERSAIRAQALSSLGDPLPPIPTSPLYQGALLVVGVAMVLLPLVYVSLILATAYGVLLYGLRGTAVFEGMEGRSMLLALLVYVGPLVAGVILILFMVKPLFARPAMEEGWLELDRESEPFLFAFVERLCKTVGARPPKIIRIDNQVNASASFHRGWIGLLSGDLVLTLGLPLVAGMSLRQLTGVLSHELGHFAQSAGMRLTYVIRSVNGWFHRVVHERDAWDEWLRRSSEEWDFRVGIILYLARFCVWLTRLLLTVLMYVGHAISSFMLRQMEFDADRYEARVAGSPTFEKTARRLTELSIWMHGARADAQMAARDGRLPDDLSLLLLAQESEVDPSLIEALQQEQLERKTHWADTHPCDARRIASARAEEAPGVFQVEAPARLLFQDFAARARRLTLADYERELGAETVGALALIPTSVVIAGRELENAARKAADRFFQGQLQMLRPLTLQLPEAAGEREAVLARLETLREALLARSESYAAAFARYDEADTARLEAHRGEALVEAGFRLEPGQFGLTASTTEEATASISQARARMRTLSPELETYEQLGRERLEAALGLLLHDPALLARLEEGEARAAQARLLLPLCHTLVEATPLIEELQERFVASLILAEQIQAGGGDEKTYSVLRSRTITMRGKLKELRSALGDVLYPFVTGAGIAPGTSTVAELTFPRLPAADDIGEVLDLCAEVLTKLSPLNYRVVAHLAALAEAVEEALGLPPLDTPPPLPPPATD; encoded by the coding sequence ATGGAAGAGCGCAGCGCGATCCGGGCCCAGGCCCTCTCGTCCCTGGGGGATCCCCTCCCCCCCATCCCGACCTCCCCGCTCTACCAGGGAGCGCTGCTGGTGGTGGGCGTGGCGATGGTGCTCCTGCCCCTCGTCTACGTCTCGCTCATCCTCGCCACCGCCTACGGGGTCCTCCTCTACGGCCTGCGCGGCACCGCCGTCTTCGAGGGCATGGAGGGGCGCAGCATGCTCCTGGCCCTCCTGGTCTACGTCGGCCCGCTGGTCGCCGGCGTGATCCTGATCCTCTTCATGGTGAAGCCCCTCTTCGCGCGGCCGGCGATGGAGGAGGGCTGGCTCGAGCTCGATCGGGAGAGCGAGCCCTTTCTCTTCGCCTTCGTCGAGCGGCTCTGCAAGACGGTGGGCGCCCGCCCGCCGAAGATCATCCGGATCGACAACCAGGTGAACGCCTCGGCCAGCTTCCACCGGGGCTGGATCGGCCTCCTCAGCGGGGACCTGGTGCTCACCCTCGGCCTGCCCCTCGTGGCCGGCATGTCCCTGCGCCAGCTCACCGGGGTGCTCTCCCACGAGCTGGGCCACTTCGCGCAGTCGGCCGGCATGCGCCTGACCTACGTCATCCGCTCGGTGAACGGCTGGTTCCACCGGGTGGTGCACGAGCGCGACGCCTGGGACGAGTGGCTGCGGCGCTCGAGCGAAGAGTGGGACTTCCGGGTCGGCATCATCCTCTACCTGGCCCGCTTCTGCGTCTGGCTCACCCGCCTTCTGCTGACCGTGCTGATGTACGTCGGCCACGCCATCTCCAGCTTCATGCTCCGGCAGATGGAGTTCGACGCCGACCGCTACGAGGCGAGGGTGGCCGGCTCCCCGACCTTCGAGAAGACCGCCCGGCGCCTGACCGAGCTCTCGATCTGGATGCACGGCGCCCGGGCCGACGCCCAGATGGCCGCCCGGGACGGTCGCCTGCCGGATGATCTCTCCCTGCTGCTGCTGGCCCAGGAGAGCGAGGTCGACCCCAGCCTGATCGAGGCGCTGCAACAGGAGCAGCTCGAGCGGAAGACCCACTGGGCCGACACCCACCCCTGCGACGCCCGGCGGATCGCCTCGGCGCGCGCGGAGGAGGCGCCCGGGGTCTTCCAGGTCGAGGCCCCGGCCCGGCTGCTCTTCCAGGACTTCGCTGCCCGCGCGCGGCGCCTCACCCTCGCCGACTACGAGCGAGAGCTGGGGGCCGAGACCGTCGGCGCCCTGGCTCTGATCCCGACCTCCGTCGTCATCGCCGGCCGGGAGCTGGAGAACGCGGCCCGCAAGGCCGCCGACCGCTTCTTCCAGGGGCAGCTCCAGATGCTGCGCCCCCTGACGCTCCAGCTCCCGGAGGCCGCCGGTGAGCGCGAAGCCGTCCTGGCCCGGCTGGAGACCCTGCGCGAGGCGCTGCTCGCGCGCAGCGAGAGCTACGCGGCCGCCTTCGCCCGCTACGACGAGGCCGACACCGCCCGCCTGGAGGCGCACCGGGGCGAGGCGCTGGTCGAGGCCGGCTTCCGGCTGGAGCCGGGGCAGTTCGGGTTGACCGCGTCGACCACCGAGGAGGCCACCGCCAGCATCTCCCAGGCGCGCGCCCGCATGCGCACCCTCTCCCCCGAGCTGGAGACCTACGAGCAGCTCGGCCGGGAGCGCCTCGAGGCGGCCCTCGGACTGCTCCTGCACGACCCCGCCCTCCTCGCCCGGCTCGAGGAGGGTGAGGCCCGGGCGGCCCAGGCGCGCCTGCTCCTGCCCCTCTGCCACACCCTGGTGGAGGCCACCCCGCTCATCGAGGAGCTGCAGGAGCGCTTCGTCGCCAGCCTGATCCTCGCCGAGCAGATCCAGGCCGGGGGCGGCGACGAGAAGACCTACTCGGTCCTGCGGAGCCGCACTATCACCATGCGCGGCAAGCTCAAGGAGCTGCGGTCCGCGCTCGGCGACGTCCTCTACCCCTTCGTCACCGGCGCCGGGATCGCGCCGGGCACCTCGACCGTCGCCGAGCTCACCTTCCCCCGGCTGCCCGCGGCCGACGACATCGGAGAGGTCCTCGATCTCTGCGCCGAGGTGCTCACCAAGCTCTCCCCGCTCAACTACCGGGTCGTCGCCCACCTCGCCGCGCTCGCCGAGGCCGTGGAGGAGGCCCTCGGGCTGCCTCCCCTGGACACCCCGCCCCCGCTGCCGCCGCCCGCGACGGACTAA
- a CDS encoding class I SAM-dependent methyltransferase, with product MTDHFQDKAADWDARDTVRELSRAVGAAILERAPLAAGQRVLDFGAGTGLIAAQVAARVERVTAVDVSRAMLDALLAKPELEGKVEAVCQDILEAPLGRSFDGIVSAMAMHHVEDTGRMIRSFADHLAPGGFVALADLDLEDGTFHPADVEGVFHQGFDRAALGATLEASGFVDVDFATAHTVEKEGGSYPVFLVLARKAS from the coding sequence ATGACGGATCACTTCCAGGACAAGGCGGCCGACTGGGACGCGCGGGACACCGTGCGCGAGCTCTCGCGGGCGGTGGGGGCGGCCATCCTCGAGCGCGCGCCCCTCGCCGCCGGACAGCGGGTCCTCGACTTCGGCGCCGGCACCGGCCTCATCGCCGCGCAGGTGGCCGCCCGGGTCGAGCGGGTCACGGCGGTGGACGTCTCCCGGGCGATGCTCGACGCCCTGCTCGCCAAGCCCGAGCTCGAGGGGAAGGTCGAGGCGGTCTGCCAGGACATCCTCGAGGCGCCCCTCGGCCGCAGCTTCGACGGCATCGTCAGCGCGATGGCGATGCACCACGTCGAGGACACGGGGCGGATGATCCGCAGCTTCGCCGACCACCTCGCCCCCGGCGGCTTCGTCGCCCTCGCCGACCTCGACCTCGAGGACGGCACCTTCCACCCGGCGGACGTCGAGGGGGTCTTCCACCAGGGCTTCGACCGCGCCGCCCTCGGCGCGACCCTCGAGGCGAGCGGCTTCGTGGACGTCGACTTCGCCACCGCCCACACCGTCGAGAAGGAGGGCGGGAGCTACCCCGTCTTCCTCGTCCTCGCGCGCAAGGCCTCATGA